The Glandiceps talaboti chromosome 9, keGlaTala1.1, whole genome shotgun sequence genome window below encodes:
- the LOC144440343 gene encoding cyclic GMP-AMP synthase-like has protein sequence MWQICLGFLLALVILYILGARRPSKLEAALKLLHKKEVYISKKNLQNAQKQMEAIIEKLKQKLKDNFTEKYSIELKDEWIDAGSAYGGLKLKTPDEFEILVELDIWHGQSALYVTSQMASADMSGHDYIKVSGSSGGLSEMVLGEGTVFHSQKVLYGFQSILQKTVNEMEEEDGLAVETNGNTIKVVQKCKGKKGEKREIKLEILPCVCSNKRCYIAKPDTYDEKEGTLGKWKVVLLSKEKEKMSKVTQYKLKVLKLAIAFCKKDETLAWIDPYHLKTVFLHMLDTVPGSWKETDDYFKLVLEYLLDYLREGCLPDYFIPKRNLFLNFAQAHPKTMENATARLRFILRSGNDEMVKVIKPPKLRWPWSKPIHTTQAMISHKAVKLEVWQK, from the exons ATGTGGCAGATTTGTCTAGGATTCCTTCTTGCGCTTGTTATCCTTTACATCCTGGGAGCAAGGAGACCAAGCAAG TTGGAAGCTGCGTTGAAACTATTGCACAAGAAAGAAGTATACATATCCAAGAAAAATCTACAGAATGCCCAGAAACAGATGGAAGCCATCATCGAGAAATTGAAACAGAAATTGAAAGAtaatttcactgaaaaataCAGCATCGAGCTTAAAGACGAATGGATTGATGCTGGTAGTGCCTATGGAGGTCTGAAACTGAAAACCCCGGATGAATTCGAAATCTTGGTAGAACTCGACATCTGGCATGGTCAGAGCGCCCTCTACGTCACATCACAGATGGCCTCGGCTGATATGTCCGGACACGACTACATCAAAGTCTCGGGTAGTAGTGGCGGTCTTTCTGAGATGGTTCTAGGTGAAGGGACTGTGTTCCATTCACAGAAAGTCCTGTATGGCTTTCAGAGCATACTTCAGAAGACTGTCAACGAGATGGAGGAGGAAGATGGCCTAGCAGTGGAAACTAATGGTAACACTATCAAAGTAGTACAGAAGTGTAAAGGAAAGAAGGGTGAAAAGAGAGAGATCAAATTGGAGATTCTGCCATGTGTTTGTTCCAATAAAAG GTGCTACATTGCAAAGCCGGATACCTATGATGAAAAAGAAGGGACACTGGGAAAATGGAAAGTCGTGTTGCTGTCGAAAGAAAAAGAGaagatgtcaaaggtcacgcaaTATAAGTTAAAAGTACTGAAACTGGCAATCGCTTTCTGCAAGAAAGACGAAACTTTGGCCTGGATTGACCCCTATCATCTCAAAACTGTATTTCTTCACATGCTGGATACGGTTCCAGGATCCTGGAAAGAAACCGATGACTACTTCAAGTTGGTACTGGAATATCTGTTGGATTACTTGAGGGAAGGCTGTCTTCCCGACTACTTTATACCAAAGCGAAATCTATTTTTAAACTTTGCGCAGGCGCATCCCAAAACCATGGAGAACGCCACCGCACGACTGCGCTTTATACTACGAAGCGGAAATGACGAAATGGTGAAGGTGATAAAACCGCCTAAACTAAGGTGGCCGTGGAGTAAACCAATTCATACTACACAGGCTATGATTTCACACAAGGCAGTGAAACTTGAAGTATGGCAGAAATAA